A segment of the Methylomonas paludis genome:
GTTCATGGATAAAAAATTACTCGACATTCTGGCCTGCCCTTTGTGCAAAAGTTCTTTAATTTATGCCAAAGACCAGCAGGAACTGATTTGCAAAGCCGATAATCTGGCTTTCCCGGTACGTGACGGTATACCGGTGATGCTGGAAGATGAAGCCCGCCAACTCAGTTATGACGAAAGCGTAGCCTTGCACAAATGAGCTTGGCGTTTAAAGTCGTAATACCGGCGCGTTACGGCT
Coding sequences within it:
- a CDS encoding Trm112 family protein; translation: MDKKLLDILACPLCKSSLIYAKDQQELICKADNLAFPVRDGIPVMLEDEARQLSYDESVALHK